From a single Deltaproteobacteria bacterium HGW-Deltaproteobacteria-4 genomic region:
- a CDS encoding cupin domain-containing protein → MSNGQNNLAGQALTLTDLVSYQDDAVVSKTLLDRKGVGTITLFSFAAGQGLSEHTAPFDAVVEIVDGEAEITIDGVAQTVVAGQLLIMPANHPHSLQAAKPFKMLLVMIRG, encoded by the coding sequence ATGAGCAACGGACAGAACAATTTAGCAGGACAGGCTTTGACCCTCACAGATCTAGTCAGTTATCAGGACGACGCCGTCGTCAGCAAGACTCTTCTAGATCGCAAGGGGGTGGGGACGATTACTCTTTTTTCATTTGCCGCCGGACAGGGGTTGAGCGAACATACCGCGCCCTTTGATGCGGTGGTGGAGATTGTCGACGGCGAAGCGGAGATTACCATCGATGGGGTGGCGCAGACGGTCGTGGCCGGGCAGTTGTTGATCATGCCGGCGAATCACCCGCATTCGTTGCAGGCAGCAAAACCATTCAAAATGCTGCTGGTGATGATCCGGGGCTAA
- a CDS encoding arylesterase translates to MAHPPVIESKFSAGHLLFLVLCALLLCSCQKTPKIAPLGNDAVILAFGDSLTYGTGAGREESYPAILASLTGHKVINAGVPGEVSEEGRARLATFLDETQPSLLLLCHGGNDFLRRLDPGQVKVNLRAMVQSAKERGISVVLIAVPTLGFGLQVPPLYEELAREEDLPVEGEILSEILGDAKLKSDPIHPNAAGYKQLAVALESLLRRSEAL, encoded by the coding sequence ATGGCGCACCCACCCGTCATCGAAAGTAAATTTTCTGCCGGACACCTCCTTTTCCTGGTCCTCTGCGCTCTCTTGCTCTGCTCTTGCCAGAAGACGCCGAAAATCGCCCCCTTGGGCAATGATGCTGTCATCCTCGCTTTTGGTGACAGCCTCACTTATGGGACAGGCGCCGGACGGGAAGAAAGTTATCCGGCGATCCTGGCGTCCTTGACCGGGCACAAGGTTATTAACGCCGGAGTGCCGGGAGAAGTGAGCGAAGAAGGGCGGGCTCGCTTGGCCACTTTTCTTGATGAAACCCAGCCGTCGCTGCTCCTTTTGTGTCACGGTGGCAACGATTTTCTCCGCCGCCTCGACCCGGGGCAGGTCAAAGTCAATCTGCGTGCCATGGTCCAGAGCGCAAAAGAACGGGGAATCTCCGTGGTCCTGATCGCCGTCCCGACGCTCGGCTTCGGGCTGCAAGTTCCACCTTTGTATGAAGAACTCGCTCGTGAAGAGGATCTCCCCGTAGAAGGGGAGATCCTCTCGGAAATTCTCGGCGATGCAAAACTCAAATCCGACCCGATCCATCCCAATGCCGCCGGCTACAAGCAATTGGCCGTAGCCCTGGAGAGTTTACTGCGCCGAAGTGAAGCCCTGTAG
- a CDS encoding NosL family protein — protein sequence MRLTLDTAEENKMPRILVALLFFCLSMISIFSTTVKAEDQMDIPRHRECSECGMDRKAYGFSRMLVIFPDGKEVGICSLHCAVLVMESNKGEKVKALLVADRNSHDLVPAEKAFWVLGGKKRGVMTMRAKWAFTTKEAAQDFVKEYDGELVTWEAALAAAKTDAMSKAR from the coding sequence ATGCGTCTTACTCTTGACACCGCCGAGGAGAATAAAATGCCGCGAATCCTGGTTGCCCTGTTATTCTTTTGCCTCTCCATGATCAGCATCTTCAGCACGACAGTTAAAGCCGAAGATCAGATGGATATTCCCCGGCATCGCGAATGCTCGGAATGCGGCATGGACCGCAAAGCATACGGCTTTAGCCGTATGCTTGTCATTTTTCCTGACGGAAAAGAAGTAGGAATCTGTAGCCTCCACTGTGCGGTTCTGGTCATGGAGAGCAATAAAGGGGAGAAGGTCAAAGCGCTTCTCGTCGCTGATCGCAATTCACACGACCTCGTCCCGGCTGAAAAGGCCTTCTGGGTTCTGGGCGGAAAGAAACGCGGGGTCATGACGATGCGCGCCAAGTGGGCCTTTACGACCAAAGAGGCAGCACAGGACTTTGTCAAAGAATACGATGGAGAGCTCGTCACCTGGGAAGCGGCCCTTGCGGCCGCAAAAACAGATGCCATGTCGAAAGCACGTTAG
- a CDS encoding NosL family protein has translation MKKILFILLLFLSLLTVASFASETVESPDSCNYCGMDRTQFAHSRMLVEYDDNTSTGTCSLHCMAVELANNIDKSPAAIKVGDFNSKKLIDAESAVWVIGGDKQGVMTARAKWAFANKSEAEAFISSNKGSLGTFDDAIKASYEDMYKDTKMIRDKRKQKKMKMGNSAPMHGHN, from the coding sequence ATGAAAAAAATATTGTTCATACTCCTGCTCTTTCTCTCGTTACTCACCGTTGCCTCCTTCGCCAGCGAGACCGTGGAATCACCCGATTCCTGCAACTATTGTGGAATGGATCGGACCCAATTTGCCCATAGTCGTATGCTCGTCGAATATGATGACAACACCTCCACCGGGACCTGCAGCCTTCATTGCATGGCTGTCGAGTTAGCCAACAACATCGATAAATCGCCGGCAGCGATTAAGGTTGGAGATTTTAACAGTAAAAAACTCATCGACGCGGAGTCGGCTGTTTGGGTTATTGGTGGTGACAAGCAGGGGGTCATGACAGCGAGGGCAAAGTGGGCCTTTGCCAACAAATCCGAAGCCGAAGCGTTCATCAGCAGCAACAAAGGGAGCTTGGGAACATTTGATGACGCCATCAAAGCTTCGTATGAAGACATGTACAAAGATACCAAAATGATCCGTGACAAGCGTAAACAGAAGAAGATGAAAATGGGAAACAGTGCGCCGATGCATGGGCACAACTAA
- a CDS encoding 23S rRNA (uracil(1939)-C(5))-methyltransferase RlmD: MRLDADGVGIARHDGKDFIVAGAYPGEKVTATIEAKGQFRLVGRLRRVIKAHPHRIAKRCDSLTSCQGCPLLCLDEAAQFEIKQIRIRSAFNQYPQLKGVEIAPIWSAPEPFGYRSNAKLVFGRKRGMVQLGLYRRGTHDVVDLAGCPLHHPLINRIASVVREEVEKQEIYIYNAEKGRGLLRYLLIRVSPSRNKAMVTFVVAERDLKQLPHLAKSLQKRVPEVVSVQQNVNATTGNIIVGRDTQRLAGVTDLLDQVGDIRLQLAPASFFQVNHAQAARIYQLVRDWARLQASETAVDLYCGIGGIALHLARDAGRVYGIETIEEAVKNARANALLNDLRNCIFIAGDAEEVVEDLCNEIQRAEVVVLNPPRSGCQPQVLKAAASLQPRTLIYVSCNPETLARDLSLLHPLGYAADAVQPVDMFPQTAHIETVVRLVPITL, from the coding sequence ATGCGCCTGGATGCCGATGGCGTCGGCATCGCCCGCCATGACGGCAAGGATTTCATCGTCGCCGGCGCTTATCCCGGTGAGAAGGTAACCGCGACAATCGAAGCCAAGGGGCAGTTCCGCCTTGTCGGTCGGTTGCGGCGGGTGATCAAGGCACATCCGCACCGGATCGCCAAACGCTGTGACTCCCTTACCTCCTGCCAGGGGTGCCCCCTTCTTTGTCTCGACGAAGCCGCGCAATTCGAGATCAAGCAGATCCGCATCCGTTCGGCTTTCAACCAATATCCGCAGCTCAAGGGGGTGGAGATAGCACCGATCTGGAGTGCTCCGGAACCCTTTGGTTATCGCAGCAATGCCAAGCTCGTCTTCGGCCGTAAGCGCGGCATGGTGCAACTCGGTCTGTATCGGCGCGGCACCCATGATGTCGTTGATCTCGCCGGCTGTCCGCTGCACCATCCCTTGATTAATCGTATTGCCAGCGTGGTGCGGGAAGAGGTCGAGAAGCAGGAGATTTATATCTACAATGCGGAGAAGGGGCGGGGTTTGCTCCGTTATCTGCTGATCCGGGTCAGTCCCTCCCGTAACAAAGCAATGGTCACCTTTGTGGTGGCGGAGCGGGATCTAAAACAGTTGCCGCACCTCGCCAAATCCCTGCAAAAGCGGGTGCCGGAAGTGGTCTCGGTGCAGCAGAATGTCAATGCTACCACCGGCAATATCATCGTTGGTCGCGATACTCAGCGCCTCGCCGGGGTGACGGATCTCCTCGATCAGGTCGGTGACATTCGTTTGCAACTCGCGCCTGCGTCCTTCTTTCAGGTCAACCACGCCCAGGCGGCCCGCATCTATCAACTGGTGCGGGATTGGGCCCGGTTGCAAGCCAGCGAGACCGCCGTCGATCTTTATTGCGGTATTGGTGGTATTGCTCTCCATCTGGCGCGGGATGCCGGCCGGGTCTATGGCATCGAGACCATCGAGGAGGCGGTGAAGAACGCCCGCGCCAATGCCCTGCTTAATGACCTGCGGAACTGTATCTTTATTGCCGGCGATGCTGAAGAGGTGGTGGAGGATCTGTGCAACGAGATTCAGCGGGCCGAGGTGGTGGTCCTCAATCCTCCGCGCAGTGGCTGCCAACCCCAGGTACTGAAGGCGGCAGCTTCGTTGCAGCCGCGCACTCTGATCTATGTCTCCTGTAATCCTGAGACCCTTGCGCGCGATCTCAGTCTCCTCCATCCCCTCGGCTATGCGGCCGATGCCGTGCAGCCGGTCGATATGTTTCCCCAGACCGCCCACATCGAAACCGTGGTCCGACTGGTACCGATTACTCTTTAA
- a CDS encoding peptidase U32 yields MKKSELLAPAGDPEKLAAALRFGADAVYLGGQNFGLRAAAGNFDSTALSDAIALTHSYGKQLYLTLNAFARPAEFPHLGAWLEELRPSSIDAYIVADPGVLSLVRQIDPQRPLHLSTQANTTNAAAANLWQGLGVNRVNLARELTLAEMTAIRAATTVGLEVFVHGAMCMSYSGRCLLSAALNQRSANQGACTQPCRWKYALVEEKRPNEFMAIEEDERGSYVMNSRDLCLAEHLPALIHAGIDSLKIEGRMKSVYYVAAVTRVYRAALDAYAADPAGWHYDPLWRHELDKVSHRPYDSGFLFGGSDARIHAGDSRYRRACDFVGSVEEVLADGSGWIGARNRFFSGEVIELLGPQMRQDQFIVRDVMNSSHEVVSTIQPNAKVRMPLPKGAAPGDLLRRNKEELVD; encoded by the coding sequence ATGAAAAAATCGGAACTTCTCGCCCCGGCCGGCGATCCGGAAAAACTGGCCGCCGCCCTGCGTTTTGGCGCTGATGCCGTCTATCTCGGCGGTCAGAACTTCGGTTTACGGGCGGCCGCCGGGAACTTCGATTCGACCGCCCTCAGCGATGCCATCGCCTTGACCCACAGCTACGGCAAACAACTCTATCTGACCCTCAATGCCTTCGCCCGACCGGCCGAATTTCCGCACCTTGGCGCCTGGCTCGAAGAATTGCGACCAAGCAGCATTGATGCCTACATTGTCGCTGATCCCGGCGTTCTCTCCCTGGTGCGACAGATCGATCCGCAGCGCCCCCTGCACCTCTCCACCCAGGCCAATACCACCAATGCCGCCGCCGCTAACTTGTGGCAGGGGCTCGGCGTCAACCGGGTCAATCTCGCCCGCGAACTGACCCTGGCGGAGATGACTGCTATCCGCGCCGCGACCACCGTCGGTCTTGAAGTCTTTGTGCACGGCGCCATGTGCATGTCGTACTCCGGGCGCTGTCTCCTCTCCGCCGCCCTAAACCAGCGCAGCGCCAATCAGGGGGCCTGCACTCAGCCCTGCCGCTGGAAATACGCCCTGGTCGAAGAGAAACGGCCCAATGAATTTATGGCGATCGAAGAAGATGAGCGCGGCTCTTATGTGATGAACAGTCGTGATCTCTGCCTCGCCGAACACCTCCCGGCCCTGATCCACGCCGGTATTGACAGCCTGAAGATCGAAGGCCGAATGAAGAGCGTTTACTACGTCGCCGCCGTGACCCGCGTTTACCGCGCCGCTCTCGACGCCTACGCGGCCGATCCGGCCGGGTGGCACTATGATCCCCTGTGGCGCCACGAACTCGACAAGGTCAGCCATCGGCCTTACGACAGCGGCTTCCTTTTCGGCGGCAGTGACGCGCGGATTCATGCCGGCGATTCCCGCTACCGGCGCGCCTGCGACTTTGTCGGCAGTGTCGAAGAAGTTCTCGCCGACGGCAGCGGCTGGATCGGCGCCCGCAACCGTTTCTTCAGTGGTGAAGTTATCGAGTTGCTCGGCCCGCAGATGCGCCAGGATCAATTTATCGTGCGTGATGTGATGAACAGCAGCCATGAAGTCGTCAGCACCATTCAACCGAATGCCAAGGTCCGTATGCCCCTACCCAAGGGCGCGGCGCCGGGCGATCTGCTGCGGCGCAACAAGGAAGAACTCGTCGATTAA
- the dprA gene encoding DNA-protecting protein DprA yields the protein MRETEHDWLRLHLTPGLGRKGLFRLLEHFATPRDVLEHASDGWQGVAGVRRTGLIPTLSDPQFLAARRKIEQSQARLVSYWDEAYPLLLRDIPDPPALLYLRGAEPPSEALAIVGSRNASPTGRYLTAEIARELASRGIGIVSGLARGIDTAAHEGALAGQGPTVAVLGCGIDRIYPPENERLFIRILAEGGTLVSEYPPGADPLAGNFPGRNRLISGLCRGVLIVEAALGSGSLITADFALEQGRDVFAAPASIASPVGNGVNRLLKDGAFLVTESDDILERLWPRCPSAPVQKQEAQLDLSLSEDARTVYALLGEAPLHIDELVGKCALTPFALSAILLDLELRGGVEQLPGMRYIRYRPSR from the coding sequence ATGAGGGAAACTGAACATGATTGGCTCCGTCTGCACCTGACCCCCGGCCTTGGACGCAAGGGGCTTTTCCGTCTGCTAGAACATTTTGCCACTCCCCGTGACGTTCTTGAGCATGCCTCTGATGGCTGGCAAGGGGTGGCAGGTGTCCGTCGTACCGGTCTAATTCCCACGCTTTCGGACCCACAATTTCTGGCAGCGCGCCGGAAAATAGAACAAAGTCAGGCCCGCCTCGTCAGCTACTGGGACGAGGCGTACCCATTGCTGCTGCGGGATATCCCCGATCCGCCTGCCCTCCTTTATCTGCGCGGCGCCGAACCTCCCTCCGAAGCCCTTGCTATCGTCGGCTCCCGTAACGCTTCGCCGACAGGGCGGTATCTGACTGCGGAGATTGCCCGCGAGTTGGCATCGCGCGGCATCGGCATTGTGAGTGGCTTGGCGCGCGGCATCGATACCGCGGCGCACGAAGGGGCGCTAGCGGGGCAGGGGCCGACGGTTGCGGTCCTCGGTTGCGGGATTGATCGCATCTACCCGCCGGAGAATGAACGTCTTTTTATACGCATCCTGGCAGAAGGGGGGACGCTTGTCTCCGAGTATCCGCCGGGGGCGGATCCGCTGGCCGGAAACTTCCCCGGTCGGAATCGTTTGATCAGCGGACTTTGCCGCGGGGTACTGATCGTTGAGGCGGCCCTCGGCAGTGGCTCGCTGATCACCGCAGACTTTGCTTTAGAACAGGGACGCGATGTCTTTGCTGCCCCTGCCTCCATCGCTTCCCCGGTCGGTAACGGCGTCAATCGCCTCCTCAAGGACGGCGCCTTTCTGGTGACGGAGAGTGATGATATCCTCGAACGCCTTTGGCCGCGTTGCCCCTCGGCGCCGGTGCAGAAGCAGGAAGCGCAGCTCGATCTCTCTCTGTCGGAAGATGCCCGCACCGTCTATGCCCTCCTCGGCGAAGCCCCTCTGCATATCGATGAATTAGTGGGGAAATGCGCCTTGACTCCCTTTGCCCTTTCCGCTATTTTACTCGACCTAGAGCTCAGAGGGGGGGTCGAACAGCTCCCCGGCATGCGTTATATCCGCTATCGCCCCTCCCGATAA
- a CDS encoding type I DNA topoisomerase yields the protein MAKSLVIVESPAKAKTIEKFLGPGYRVLASYGHVRALPSKQGSVDIAHDFNPLYAVLPESLKHIELLKREVATASEILLATDPDREGEAIAWHLLQALGVDAEGKKPIVKRVTFHEITKGAIQQAVAQAGKIDQNLVDAQQARSILDYLVGFNLSPLLWKKIRYGLSAGRVQSVALRLICEREKDIAAFNEREYWTIEVLFAGTKAEPFKAQLVSVDGKKLDKFAIVSEAEASDLVRTIERRRFRVGQISKAEKKRNPAPPFTTSTLQQEASRKLGFGARKTMSVAQKLYEGVDIGEGAIGLITYMRTDSVVLSETATTEARELITARYGKEYALAKPRVFKNKAKNAQEAHEAVRPTSLANTPERVKSYLTPEHYRLYQLIWTRTMASQMASAILDATTVEVESLPPAEDPVAAADQGAKTLGLRASGQVVRFPGFMKLYIEGTDDAEEEQEGLLPTLDVGEALQRKETFPIQHFTQPPPRYTEASLVKILEEYGIGRPSTYASIMNTLVMRKYARLEKRTFFPEDIGMVVSDLLVKHFSQYVDYDFTAQMEEILDEVSRGEKLWKPVLREFWEPFIALIKVKDKEIVKEDLTTEKTEKICPDCGKPLVVKLGRAGKFIACSGFPECRHTAPLAIDGKEPEEPMISEEVCGKCGEKMLVKEGRFGKYLACSGYPKCKNIQPLIKPVGTGIVCPICHQGELTEKKSRYGKIFYSCNRYPDCKFAAWDPPVNETCPKCAFPILVEKVTKRDGTYRKCAKEGCDYRKVIIPPPEKAAPAAKAVKKTPAKKSTKA from the coding sequence ATGGCAAAATCCCTCGTTATTGTTGAGTCTCCGGCCAAAGCCAAGACCATTGAAAAATTCCTCGGCCCCGGTTATCGCGTCCTGGCTTCTTACGGGCATGTGCGTGCCTTGCCGAGCAAGCAGGGATCGGTCGATATCGCCCACGACTTTAATCCTCTCTATGCCGTCCTCCCCGAGAGTCTCAAGCATATCGAACTCCTCAAGCGCGAAGTGGCCACGGCCAGCGAAATCCTCCTCGCAACCGACCCCGACCGCGAAGGGGAAGCGATCGCCTGGCACCTACTGCAGGCTCTCGGTGTCGATGCCGAAGGGAAAAAGCCGATCGTCAAGCGGGTGACTTTTCACGAAATCACCAAGGGGGCGATTCAGCAGGCGGTGGCGCAAGCCGGGAAGATCGACCAGAACCTGGTCGATGCCCAGCAGGCGCGCTCGATTCTTGATTATCTCGTCGGATTTAATCTCTCTCCCCTCCTTTGGAAAAAAATACGCTATGGTCTTTCGGCAGGGCGGGTGCAGTCGGTGGCGCTGCGGCTGATCTGTGAACGTGAAAAGGATATTGCTGCTTTCAACGAACGGGAATACTGGACGATCGAGGTCCTCTTTGCCGGAACCAAGGCTGAACCTTTCAAGGCGCAATTGGTCAGCGTCGATGGCAAGAAACTCGACAAGTTCGCCATTGTCAGCGAAGCGGAAGCGAGTGATCTGGTGCGCACCATCGAGCGTCGGCGTTTTCGCGTCGGCCAGATCAGCAAGGCAGAGAAGAAACGCAACCCGGCGCCCCCCTTTACTACCAGTACCCTGCAGCAGGAAGCGAGCCGCAAGCTCGGTTTTGGCGCGCGCAAGACGATGAGTGTGGCGCAGAAGCTGTACGAAGGGGTCGATATCGGCGAAGGAGCCATCGGTCTGATCACCTACATGCGTACGGACTCGGTCGTCCTCTCCGAGACGGCAACGACGGAGGCGCGGGAATTGATCACTGCCCGCTACGGCAAGGAGTATGCCCTCGCCAAGCCGCGCGTCTTTAAGAACAAGGCAAAGAATGCCCAGGAAGCGCATGAAGCCGTGCGTCCGACCTCGTTGGCCAATACACCGGAACGGGTGAAGTCGTACCTGACCCCGGAACATTACCGTCTTTATCAGCTGATTTGGACACGAACCATGGCTTCGCAGATGGCATCAGCGATCCTGGACGCCACCACTGTTGAGGTCGAATCGCTGCCGCCGGCGGAAGATCCTGTCGCTGCCGCCGATCAAGGGGCTAAGACTCTCGGCTTGCGGGCTAGTGGGCAGGTGGTGCGTTTCCCCGGCTTCATGAAGCTCTACATCGAAGGGACGGATGACGCCGAGGAAGAGCAGGAAGGCCTCCTCCCCACTCTTGATGTCGGCGAAGCGTTGCAGCGCAAAGAGACCTTCCCCATTCAGCACTTTACCCAGCCGCCGCCTCGCTACACTGAAGCGAGTCTGGTCAAAATTCTCGAAGAGTACGGCATTGGGCGCCCCTCCACTTATGCTTCGATCATGAACACTCTGGTGATGCGCAAGTATGCCCGGCTGGAGAAGCGTACTTTCTTCCCTGAAGATATCGGTATGGTCGTCAGCGACCTTCTTGTCAAGCACTTCAGCCAGTATGTTGATTATGACTTTACCGCCCAGATGGAAGAAATTCTTGATGAGGTCTCCCGTGGTGAAAAGCTCTGGAAACCGGTGCTGCGCGAGTTTTGGGAGCCTTTCATTGCCCTGATCAAGGTCAAGGACAAGGAGATCGTCAAAGAGGATCTGACCACCGAAAAGACCGAGAAAATCTGCCCGGATTGCGGAAAACCGCTGGTGGTGAAACTCGGGCGCGCCGGCAAGTTTATCGCCTGCTCCGGCTTCCCGGAGTGTCGCCACACGGCGCCGCTTGCAATTGACGGCAAGGAACCGGAAGAGCCGATGATCTCGGAAGAGGTCTGCGGAAAGTGCGGGGAGAAGATGCTGGTTAAGGAGGGCCGCTTCGGAAAGTATCTGGCCTGCTCCGGTTATCCGAAGTGCAAGAATATTCAGCCGCTGATCAAACCGGTCGGTACCGGCATCGTCTGTCCGATCTGCCATCAAGGGGAATTGACTGAGAAGAAGTCGCGTTACGGCAAAATCTTCTATTCCTGTAACCGTTATCCCGACTGTAAATTTGCCGCCTGGGATCCGCCAGTCAACGAAACCTGCCCGAAGTGCGCTTTTCCGATCCTTGTTGAAAAGGTCACCAAGCGCGACGGCACCTACCGCAAGTGCGCCAAGGAAGGGTGTGATTACCGCAAGGTGATCATCCCGCCGCCGGAGAAGGCCGCTCCGGCCGCGAAAGCGGTTAAGAAGACCCCGGCGAAGAAATCAACAAAGGCGTAG
- a CDS encoding methylenetetrahydrofolate--tRNA-(uracil(54)-C(5))-methyltransferase (FADH(2)-oxidizing) TrmFO, whose protein sequence is MTTPHITIIGGGLAGCEAAWQSARQGVHVSLCEMKPQHFSPAHQLPGLGELVCSNSLRGAGMNNAVGLLKEELRRCDSIFMLAADACAVPAGGALAVDRDAFSAYLTEKIEAHPRIELIHGEVTEIPAEGTVIIASGPLTSAALSAAIAQRTGSEHLYFYDAIAPIVEADSIDYSKAFRASRYGKGGDDYVNCPLSREEYFAFVEALKSGEKVPTRDFEKAIHFEGCLPVETLAERGDLTLAFGPMKPVGLPDPSTGYEPFAVVQLRQDDRHATLFNLVGFQTKLTWPEQRRIFAMLPGLENARFARLGSMHRNTFLNAPVCLTRTLQLKSDHRLYFAGQITGVEGYVESAGCGFLAGLFAARALHGQEAPLPPATTALGALLFHLAETAVKDFQPMNVNYGLFPPLDDRRRKRADRRLAMAERGLVDLEPWRLALDAE, encoded by the coding sequence ATGACCACACCTCATATCACCATCATCGGGGGCGGCCTGGCTGGCTGCGAAGCCGCCTGGCAGTCGGCCCGCCAGGGCGTCCACGTCTCCCTCTGCGAGATGAAACCACAGCACTTTTCGCCGGCACACCAACTGCCGGGGCTCGGGGAACTGGTTTGCTCCAATTCGCTGCGCGGGGCAGGGATGAATAACGCCGTTGGCTTGCTCAAGGAAGAGCTGCGTCGCTGTGATTCTATTTTTATGCTGGCGGCCGACGCTTGTGCCGTCCCGGCCGGCGGCGCCCTTGCTGTCGATCGTGACGCCTTCAGCGCTTATCTCACCGAGAAGATCGAGGCCCATCCTCGCATCGAGCTGATCCACGGCGAAGTGACAGAGATCCCCGCCGAAGGGACGGTGATCATCGCCTCCGGCCCCTTGACCTCTGCTGCTCTCTCGGCGGCGATAGCGCAGCGGACCGGCAGCGAGCATCTTTACTTTTACGACGCCATCGCCCCGATCGTCGAAGCCGACTCTATTGACTACAGCAAGGCTTTCCGCGCTTCCCGCTACGGCAAGGGGGGCGATGATTACGTCAATTGTCCCCTGTCCCGCGAAGAATATTTTGCTTTTGTCGAAGCGTTGAAGAGTGGCGAAAAAGTCCCGACCCGCGACTTTGAAAAAGCGATCCATTTCGAGGGCTGTCTGCCGGTCGAGACCCTTGCCGAACGCGGCGATCTCACCCTCGCTTTCGGACCGATGAAGCCGGTCGGTCTCCCTGATCCCAGTACCGGTTATGAGCCCTTTGCCGTGGTACAGCTGCGTCAGGATGATCGCCACGCCACCCTCTTCAATCTCGTCGGCTTCCAGACCAAGCTCACCTGGCCGGAGCAGCGCCGTATCTTTGCCATGCTCCCCGGCCTGGAGAACGCCCGCTTCGCTCGTCTCGGCTCCATGCACCGCAACACCTTCCTCAATGCCCCGGTCTGCCTCACCCGTACTCTGCAACTCAAGAGTGACCATCGCCTCTACTTTGCCGGCCAGATCACCGGCGTTGAAGGCTACGTCGAGTCGGCCGGCTGCGGTTTTCTCGCCGGCCTCTTCGCCGCCCGCGCCCTGCACGGTCAGGAAGCGCCGCTGCCGCCGGCCACCACCGCCCTCGGCGCTCTCCTCTTTCATCTCGCGGAGACGGCAGTCAAAGATTTCCAGCCGATGAACGTCAACTATGGCCTCTTCCCCCCTTTGGACGACCGCAGACGCAAGCGTGCCGACCGACGCCTGGCGATGGCGGAGCGCGGGCTGGTGGATCTCGAACCGTGGCGACTGGCACTGGATGCTGAGTGA